Proteins encoded within one genomic window of Micromonospora halotolerans:
- a CDS encoding glycosyl hydrolase family 18 protein: MKRSLRRALWATGAVVALAVAAVPMATASAAGSVTATFTKVQDWGTGHETRVTITNGTSASVATWRVEFDLPAGTTVSSSWDADVTSSGNHYVAVKKSWAGPLAPGASFSWGYNGTGAYKAPLTCTVNGASCSGGGTPPTTTPPTTTPPTTTPPTTTPPTTTPPTTTPPTTTPPTGGKKVVGYFAEWGVYGRNYHVKNIHTSGSAAKLTHVLYAFGNTTGGRCSIGDSYADYDKAYTAADSVDGVADTWDQPLRGSFNQLRKLKKMYPNLKVIWSFGGWTWSGGFTQAAQNPAAFADSCYSLVEDPRWADVFDGIDVDWEYPNACGLQCDSSGPNAFKNVVSALRSRFGSSALVTAAITADGSNGGKIDATDYAGATPYLNWLMPMTYDYFGAFNAQGPTAPHSPLYSYTGIPQQGFWSDAAIQKLKSKGVPSDKLLLGVGFYGRGWTGVTQSAPGGTATGPAPGTYEQGIEDYKVLRNSCPATGTVGGTAYAKCGSNWWSYDTPATIGGKMTYAKNQGLGGAFFWELSGDTSNGELIGAIKGGLG, from the coding sequence ATGAAGAGATCGCTCCGCCGGGCCCTGTGGGCCACCGGCGCCGTGGTCGCGCTCGCGGTCGCGGCGGTGCCGATGGCGACCGCCTCCGCCGCGGGAAGCGTCACCGCCACATTCACCAAGGTGCAGGACTGGGGGACCGGTCACGAGACGAGGGTGACCATCACCAACGGCACGAGCGCCAGCGTCGCCACCTGGCGCGTCGAGTTCGACCTGCCCGCGGGCACCACCGTCAGCAGCTCCTGGGACGCCGACGTCACCAGCAGCGGCAACCACTACGTGGCGGTCAAGAAGAGCTGGGCCGGCCCGCTCGCGCCGGGCGCCAGCTTCAGCTGGGGCTACAACGGCACCGGGGCGTACAAGGCGCCCCTGACCTGCACGGTCAACGGCGCGTCCTGCTCCGGCGGCGGCACTCCTCCGACCACGACCCCGCCCACCACGACGCCGCCGACGACCACCCCGCCCACCACGACGCCGCCCACGACCACCCCGCCCACGACCACCCCGCCCACCACGACCCCGCCGACCGGGGGCAAGAAGGTGGTCGGCTACTTCGCCGAGTGGGGCGTCTACGGCCGGAACTACCACGTGAAGAACATCCACACCAGCGGGTCCGCCGCCAAGCTCACCCACGTCCTGTACGCCTTCGGCAACACCACCGGCGGCCGGTGCAGCATCGGTGACAGCTACGCCGACTACGACAAGGCGTACACCGCCGCGGACAGCGTCGACGGCGTGGCCGACACCTGGGACCAGCCGCTGCGCGGCAGCTTCAACCAGCTGCGCAAGCTCAAGAAGATGTACCCGAACCTGAAGGTGATCTGGTCCTTCGGCGGCTGGACCTGGTCCGGCGGCTTCACCCAGGCCGCGCAGAACCCGGCCGCGTTCGCCGACTCCTGCTACTCCCTCGTGGAGGACCCGCGCTGGGCGGACGTCTTCGACGGCATCGACGTCGACTGGGAGTACCCGAACGCCTGCGGCCTACAGTGCGACAGCAGCGGCCCGAACGCCTTCAAGAACGTGGTCAGCGCGTTGCGGAGCAGGTTCGGCTCCAGCGCCCTGGTCACCGCGGCGATCACCGCCGACGGCAGCAACGGCGGCAAGATCGACGCGACCGACTACGCCGGGGCCACGCCGTACCTCAACTGGCTCATGCCGATGACGTACGACTACTTCGGCGCCTTCAACGCCCAGGGGCCGACCGCGCCGCACTCCCCGCTCTACTCCTACACCGGGATCCCGCAGCAGGGCTTCTGGTCGGACGCGGCGATCCAGAAGCTCAAGTCCAAGGGCGTGCCGTCGGACAAGCTGCTGCTCGGCGTCGGCTTCTACGGGCGGGGCTGGACCGGCGTGACCCAGAGCGCCCCCGGTGGCACCGCGACCGGCCCGGCGCCCGGCACCTACGAGCAGGGCATCGAGGACTACAAGGTGCTCAGGAACAGCTGCCCGGCCACCGGAACGGTCGGCGGCACCGCCTACGCCAAGTGCGGCAGCAACTGGTGGAGCTACGACACCCCGGCGACCATCGGCGGCAAGATGACCTACGCGAAGAACCAGGGCCTCGGTGGCGCGTTCTTCTGGGAGCTCTCCGGAGACACCAGCAACGGTGAGCTCATCGGCGCCATCAAGGGCGGTCTCGGCTGA
- the pknB gene encoding Stk1 family PASTA domain-containing Ser/Thr kinase, translating into MDTQVADTLLGSLIDGRYRIRGRVARGGMATVYTATDERLERTVAVKIIHPTQAPEARARMAGFVERFTDEAKTIARLTHPNVVAVYDQGSHGGLPYLVMEYVRGRTLRDVLAERRRLNPDEALAIAEQMLAAIAAAHRAGLVHRDVKPENVLVAEPPTGGTASLVDSVVKVADFGLARAVEASAEEENGNQLMATVAYVAPELVAQGHADPRTDVYSAGIVLFEMLTGRVPYDGDRPVEVAWQHVDRDVPAPSTLVPALPPVLDRLVARATRRDPAARPADAGALLTEVQAARDELGNGNSHTAVLRQVGDETSVLAQPTMVVAAVRPAERPAWARLPEGGPQRPHRRRAVPDEGLGARLAGLRTRVMGSPRGRLAVAAAAVVLGLVAALGGWWFGVGRYTVAPQLVSLSKADAEAQATRGGFTLRYAEPRYDEKIPKDTVLGQDPVSATRIVKGGTITLTLSLGPERLPVPDVVGKDFALAEAELTDAKLVPVKGGSRYDDALPAGVVLATDPKVGTVVKPGAKVTVVLSKGRAPVTVPNLVGKNLTEARATLGRLGLTPVETYKDSDKPKDEVLGQSPADGTGVEKGAQVKLDVSKGPAQVPVPRVVDLPCQQAKQVLESQGFPVNIQLNPNGVARFQNPGENTPVPPGTPVTVTCL; encoded by the coding sequence ATGGACACACAGGTCGCCGACACGTTGCTGGGCTCGCTGATCGACGGGCGCTACCGCATTCGCGGTCGCGTGGCCCGTGGCGGCATGGCGACCGTGTACACCGCCACCGACGAGCGCCTGGAGCGCACCGTGGCGGTCAAGATCATTCACCCGACCCAGGCGCCCGAGGCCCGGGCCCGGATGGCCGGCTTCGTCGAGCGCTTCACCGACGAGGCCAAGACCATCGCCCGGCTCACCCACCCCAACGTGGTGGCGGTCTACGACCAGGGCAGCCACGGCGGCCTCCCCTACCTGGTGATGGAGTACGTGCGCGGCCGCACCCTGCGCGACGTGCTCGCCGAGCGGCGCCGGCTCAACCCGGACGAGGCGCTGGCCATCGCCGAGCAGATGCTCGCCGCGATCGCCGCAGCGCACCGGGCCGGCCTGGTCCACCGCGACGTCAAGCCGGAGAACGTGCTGGTCGCCGAGCCGCCCACCGGCGGCACCGCCAGCCTGGTGGACAGCGTGGTCAAGGTGGCCGACTTCGGGCTGGCCCGCGCGGTCGAGGCGAGCGCCGAGGAGGAGAACGGCAACCAGCTCATGGCCACCGTGGCCTACGTGGCGCCGGAGCTGGTCGCCCAGGGCCACGCGGACCCCCGCACCGACGTCTACTCCGCCGGCATCGTGCTGTTCGAGATGCTCACCGGCCGGGTGCCCTACGACGGCGACCGCCCCGTGGAGGTCGCCTGGCAGCACGTCGACCGCGACGTGCCGGCCCCGTCGACCCTGGTGCCGGCGCTGCCCCCGGTCCTCGACCGGCTGGTCGCCCGGGCCACCCGGCGCGACCCCGCCGCCCGCCCGGCCGACGCCGGCGCGCTGCTCACCGAGGTGCAGGCCGCGCGGGACGAGCTGGGCAACGGCAACTCGCACACCGCGGTGCTGCGGCAGGTGGGTGACGAGACGAGCGTGCTCGCGCAGCCCACCATGGTGGTGGCGGCGGTCCGCCCGGCCGAGCGCCCCGCCTGGGCCCGGCTGCCCGAGGGCGGCCCGCAGCGCCCGCACCGCCGCCGCGCCGTCCCCGACGAGGGCCTGGGCGCCCGGCTGGCCGGGCTGCGCACCCGGGTGATGGGCTCGCCGCGTGGCCGGCTGGCGGTCGCCGCGGCGGCCGTGGTGCTCGGCCTGGTGGCCGCCCTGGGCGGCTGGTGGTTCGGGGTGGGCCGCTACACGGTCGCCCCGCAGCTGGTGAGCCTGAGCAAGGCCGACGCCGAGGCGCAGGCCACCCGGGGCGGGTTCACCCTGCGCTACGCCGAGCCCCGCTACGACGAGAAGATCCCCAAGGACACGGTGCTGGGCCAGGACCCGGTGTCCGCCACCCGGATCGTCAAGGGCGGCACGATCACGCTGACCCTGTCGCTCGGTCCGGAGCGGCTGCCGGTGCCGGACGTGGTGGGCAAGGACTTCGCGCTGGCCGAGGCCGAGCTGACCGACGCGAAGCTGGTGCCGGTCAAGGGCGGCTCCCGCTACGACGACGCGCTGCCGGCCGGGGTGGTGCTGGCCACCGACCCGAAGGTGGGCACGGTGGTCAAGCCGGGCGCGAAGGTGACGGTGGTCCTGAGCAAGGGCCGCGCGCCGGTGACCGTGCCGAACCTGGTGGGCAAGAACCTCACCGAGGCCCGCGCCACCCTCGGCCGGCTGGGGCTGACCCCGGTCGAGACGTACAAGGACTCCGACAAGCCGAAGGACGAGGTCCTCGGCCAGAGCCCGGCCGACGGCACCGGCGTGGAGAAGGGCGCCCAGGTCAAGCTGGACGTCAGCAAGGGGCCCGCCCAGGTGCCCGTGCCCCGGGTGGTCGACCTGCCATGCCAGCAGGCCAAGCAGGTGCTGGAGAGCCAGGGCTTCCCGGTCAACATCCAGCTCAACCCCAACGGGGTGGCGCGCTTCCAGAACCCGGGCGAGAACACGCCGGTGCCGCCGGGCACCCCGGTCACGGTGACCTGCCTGTGA
- a CDS encoding threonine aldolase family protein has protein sequence MADELIDLRSDTVTRPTAGMREAMATAEVGDDVYGEDPTVAALEAEVAALFGHEAALFAPSGSMANQIALQLVVPPGDELLCDADAHVVTYEIGAAAAYGGISSRTWPAVGAEVDPEVVAGMVRPDGYFAVPTRAIAVEQTHNRGGGGVIPLATLRELRRVADDHGLALHCDGARIWHAHVADGVPLAEYGALFDTLSVCLSKGLGAPVGSLVVGSAEKIARARFVRKRMGGGMRQVGILAAAGRYALAHHVERLAEDHAKAARLAEAVAPYGVLATVVRTNIVPLDLAKHPLDAPALAAAARERGLLISVLGPRTARLVTHMDVSDDQIDRAAETLTTLLRA, from the coding sequence GTGGCTGACGAACTGATCGATCTGCGGTCCGACACCGTGACCCGGCCCACCGCCGGGATGCGCGAGGCGATGGCGACCGCCGAGGTCGGCGACGACGTCTACGGGGAGGACCCGACCGTCGCCGCCCTGGAGGCCGAGGTCGCGGCGCTCTTCGGGCACGAGGCGGCACTGTTCGCGCCGAGCGGCTCGATGGCCAACCAGATCGCCCTGCAGCTCGTCGTCCCACCGGGGGACGAGCTGCTCTGCGACGCCGACGCGCACGTGGTCACGTACGAGATCGGCGCCGCGGCGGCGTACGGGGGGATCTCCTCGCGGACCTGGCCGGCGGTGGGCGCGGAGGTCGACCCCGAGGTGGTGGCCGGGATGGTCCGGCCGGACGGCTACTTCGCGGTGCCGACCCGGGCCATCGCCGTCGAGCAGACCCACAACCGGGGCGGCGGCGGGGTGATCCCCCTGGCGACGCTGCGGGAGCTGCGCCGGGTCGCCGACGACCACGGGCTCGCCCTGCACTGCGACGGCGCCCGGATCTGGCACGCGCACGTCGCCGACGGGGTGCCGCTGGCCGAGTACGGCGCGCTGTTCGACACCCTCTCGGTCTGCCTCTCCAAGGGCCTCGGTGCGCCGGTCGGCTCGCTGGTGGTCGGCAGTGCCGAGAAGATCGCCCGGGCGCGGTTCGTCCGGAAGCGGATGGGTGGCGGCATGCGGCAGGTCGGCATCCTCGCGGCCGCCGGCCGGTACGCGCTGGCCCACCACGTCGAGCGGCTCGCCGAGGACCACGCCAAGGCGGCCCGGCTGGCCGAGGCGGTCGCCCCGTACGGGGTGCTCGCGACCGTGGTGCGGACCAACATCGTCCCGCTCGACCTGGCCAAGCACCCGCTCGACGCGCCCGCCCTGGCGGCCGCCGCCCGGGAGCGGGGCCTGCTGATCTCGGTGCTCGGCCCGCGCACGGCCCGCCTCGTCACCCACATGGACGTGTCGGACGACCAGATCGACCGGGCCGCCGAAACCCTGACCACCCTCCTGCGCGCCTGA
- a CDS encoding glutathione peroxidase: MTVFDVQIDALAGGPADLGRYRGRALLVVNVASRCGLTPQYAGLQALADEYADRGLTVLGVPCNQFAGQEPGSAAEIEEFCQVNYGVTFPLTEKVDVNGPHRHPLYAELVSTPDAEGHTGDVRWNFEKFLVAPDGTVAARFAPTVTPDAPELRAAVEKVLPVG; the protein is encoded by the coding sequence ATGACCGTTTTCGACGTGCAGATCGACGCCCTCGCCGGCGGGCCGGCCGACCTCGGGCGCTACCGCGGCCGCGCCCTGCTGGTGGTCAACGTGGCCTCCCGGTGCGGCCTCACCCCGCAGTACGCCGGCCTCCAGGCCCTCGCCGACGAGTACGCGGACCGGGGCCTGACCGTGCTCGGCGTGCCGTGCAACCAGTTCGCCGGCCAGGAGCCGGGCAGCGCCGCCGAGATCGAGGAGTTCTGCCAGGTCAACTACGGCGTGACGTTCCCGCTGACGGAGAAGGTCGACGTCAACGGGCCGCACCGGCACCCGCTCTACGCCGAGCTGGTGTCCACGCCGGACGCCGAGGGGCACACCGGTGACGTGCGGTGGAACTTCGAGAAGTTCCTCGTCGCGCCGGACGGCACAGTGGCGGCCCGGTTCGCCCCGACGGTGACCCCGGACGCCCCCGAGCTGCGCGCCGCCGTCGAGAAGGTGCTGCCGGTCGGCTGA
- a CDS encoding SGNH/GDSL hydrolase family protein, with translation MRRSRLATLALTLAASFGITLTLAAPAQAAPADRYVALGDSYASGVGADSYTSESGSCLRSTNAYPALYNTNIRPASYRSVACSGATTTDVINNQLSALSSTTTLVSVTIGGNDVGFSSIMSTCVLQGETQCVSAIQAAEDKARTQLPGKLANVYNGIRSRAPSARVVVVGYPVFYQLGTVCVGLSATSRAKINEGINLVDDITRTAATSAGFTFADVRSIFVGHQLCSYGEKWLHALNVLNLTKSYHPTAAGQSGGYYPVFRSAAG, from the coding sequence GTGCGGAGATCCCGTCTTGCCACCCTCGCCCTGACCCTGGCCGCCTCGTTCGGCATCACGCTGACCCTGGCCGCTCCCGCCCAGGCGGCCCCGGCCGACCGCTACGTCGCTCTCGGCGACTCGTACGCCTCCGGCGTCGGCGCCGACAGCTACACCTCCGAGAGCGGGTCCTGCCTGCGCAGCACCAACGCCTACCCGGCGCTCTACAACACCAACATCAGGCCGGCCTCGTACCGGTCGGTCGCCTGCTCCGGCGCGACCACCACGGACGTCATCAACAACCAGCTCTCGGCGCTCTCCTCGACCACCACGCTGGTCAGCGTCACCATCGGCGGCAACGACGTCGGCTTCTCCAGCATCATGAGCACCTGCGTGCTCCAGGGGGAGACCCAGTGCGTGTCCGCGATCCAGGCCGCCGAGGACAAGGCCCGCACGCAGCTCCCCGGCAAGCTGGCGAACGTCTACAACGGCATCCGGAGCCGCGCACCCTCGGCCCGGGTCGTGGTGGTGGGCTACCCGGTCTTCTACCAGCTCGGCACGGTCTGCGTCGGGCTGAGCGCCACCTCCCGGGCGAAGATCAACGAGGGGATCAACCTGGTCGACGACATCACCCGCACGGCGGCCACCTCGGCCGGCTTCACGTTCGCCGACGTCCGCTCGATCTTCGTGGGCCACCAGCTGTGCAGCTACGGCGAGAAGTGGCTGCACGCTTTGAACGTCCTGAACCTCACGAAGTCGTACCACCCGACGGCCGCGGGGCAGTCCGGTGGCTACTACCCGGTGTTCCGCTCCGCCGCGGGCTGA
- a CDS encoding AraC-like ligand-binding domain-containing protein: MDAVPAGADNGVPPKEVTVILAVASVDTAGLPPAERFDFWQDVVARESVAARISSAHAADFAASARAVDLGVVRLGAWRYPSLELARTPRLIRSSDPELYQLALPLNGHGVVSQQRRSGRLGPSGFALIDTVRPHGSRHAPDRTAAPLETLTVLVPHRALPLPPHRAAALLAAPIPADAGMGALLAGFLRRLVAHPEQYAAADAPRLDRIALDLIAGTLAGQVEAERDLPVEVRITGLRARVEAWIREHLADPGLTPAAAAEAHHLSVRALHRLFEGGDTSVAALIRTARLDRCFRDLADPRLRHLAVHQVAARWGFRDRAHFSRAFRAAYGLSPREHRARSIRT, encoded by the coding sequence GTGGACGCCGTGCCGGCCGGCGCCGACAATGGCGTACCCCCCAAGGAGGTGACGGTCATCCTCGCCGTGGCATCGGTCGACACCGCCGGGTTGCCCCCGGCCGAGCGGTTCGACTTCTGGCAGGACGTCGTGGCCCGCGAGTCGGTGGCCGCCCGGATCAGCAGCGCGCACGCGGCCGACTTCGCCGCCTCGGCCCGGGCCGTCGACCTGGGCGTGGTCCGGCTCGGCGCCTGGCGGTACCCGTCACTGGAGCTGGCCCGTACCCCACGGCTGATCCGCAGCTCGGACCCGGAGCTCTACCAGCTCGCCCTGCCGCTGAACGGCCACGGCGTGGTGTCGCAGCAGCGGCGATCGGGCCGGCTCGGCCCGTCCGGCTTCGCCCTCATCGACACCGTCCGCCCGCACGGCTCCCGGCACGCGCCGGACCGCACCGCCGCCCCGCTGGAGACGCTGACCGTGCTGGTGCCGCACCGGGCGCTGCCGCTGCCCCCGCACCGGGCGGCGGCGCTGCTCGCCGCGCCCATCCCCGCCGACGCCGGGATGGGCGCCCTGCTGGCCGGCTTCCTGCGCCGGCTGGTGGCCCATCCCGAGCAGTACGCGGCCGCGGACGCGCCGCGGCTCGACCGGATCGCCCTCGATCTGATCGCCGGCACCCTGGCCGGGCAGGTGGAGGCGGAGCGGGACCTCCCCGTGGAGGTGCGGATCACCGGCCTGCGGGCCCGGGTGGAGGCGTGGATCCGGGAGCATCTGGCCGACCCCGGGCTCACCCCGGCCGCCGCGGCCGAGGCGCACCACCTCTCGGTGCGCGCGCTGCACCGGCTCTTCGAGGGTGGCGACACGAGCGTGGCGGCCCTGATCCGCACCGCCCGGCTGGACCGCTGCTTCCGGGATCTGGCCGACCCGCGGCTGCGGCACCTCGCCGTGCACCAGGTGGCCGCCCGCTGGGGCTTCCGCGACCGGGCCCACTTCAGCCGGGCGTTCCGTGCCGCGTACGGGCTCTCGCCCCGCGAGCACCGGGCCCGCAGCATCCGTACCTGA
- a CDS encoding deoxyribonuclease IV: MSTRRRVGSHTPTSGGLAKAALPYADAAASEVVQVYVSNSRGWALPAGDPKQDVLFRDGCGERGLPVFIHASLLVNLGSPTPATVERSAETLAHALRRGRAIGAEAVVFHAGSAVDAGHAEAAMRQVREALLPLLDESAATGGPMLLVEPSAGGGRSLASRVEHLGPYLDAVDRHPMLGVCFDTCHAWAAGHDLAAEGGMTATLDALVAAVGADRLKLVHANDSKDLCGSTRDRHESIGKGTIGEPAFAELMRHPATAGVPVLVETPTEKHVGHAADIATLKRLHP, encoded by the coding sequence GTGAGCACCCGGCGGCGGGTCGGCTCGCACACCCCCACCTCCGGCGGCCTGGCCAAGGCGGCACTGCCCTACGCCGACGCGGCCGCGTCCGAGGTGGTGCAGGTCTACGTCTCGAACTCCCGGGGCTGGGCGCTGCCGGCGGGCGACCCGAAGCAGGACGTGCTGTTCCGGGACGGCTGCGGCGAGCGCGGCCTGCCGGTCTTCATCCACGCCTCGCTGCTGGTCAACCTCGGCTCCCCCACCCCGGCCACGGTCGAGCGGTCGGCGGAGACCCTGGCGCACGCGCTGCGCCGGGGCCGGGCCATCGGCGCCGAGGCCGTGGTGTTCCACGCCGGCAGCGCCGTCGACGCGGGCCACGCCGAGGCGGCCATGCGGCAGGTCCGCGAGGCCCTGCTCCCGCTGCTGGACGAGAGCGCGGCCACCGGCGGGCCGATGCTGCTGGTCGAGCCGAGCGCCGGGGGCGGCCGGTCACTGGCCTCCCGGGTCGAGCACCTGGGCCCCTACCTCGACGCGGTGGACCGCCACCCGATGCTGGGCGTCTGCTTCGACACCTGCCACGCCTGGGCGGCCGGGCACGACCTGGCCGCCGAGGGCGGGATGACCGCCACGCTGGACGCGCTGGTCGCGGCGGTGGGCGCGGACCGGCTGAAGCTGGTGCACGCGAACGACTCGAAGGACCTGTGCGGCTCCACCCGGGACCGGCACGAGAGCATCGGCAAGGGCACCATCGGCGAGCCCGCGTTCGCGGAGCTGATGCGCCACCCCGCCACCGCCGGCGTCCCCGTCCTGGTGGAAACCCCCACCGAGAAGCACGTGGGCCACGCCGCCGACATAGCAACCCTGAAACGCCTGCACCCCTGA
- a CDS encoding class II 3-deoxy-7-phosphoheptulonate synthase, which translates to MRHEWHQLSHPAVGSPGLQTSRPTADSAEDAALGLDRWRELPRAQTPPWPDQEQVAEVCKVLDTVPSVVAPYEVDQLRQRLALVCEGKAFLLQGGDCAETFADNTESHLLANARTLLQMAIVLTYGASLPVVKVARVAGQYTKPRSLPTDARGLPAYRGDMINSLEATPEARVADPQRMIRAYANSAAAMNMLRAYLAGGLADLHAVHDWNKGFVKQSPAGERYEAIAREIDRALAFIRACGMTDDEALRTVTLYCSHEALALEYDRALTRISGNRAYGLSGHFLWVGERTRQLDGAHLDFISRIANPIGVKLGPTTTPDEAIELCEKLNPDNIPGRLTLISRMGNHRVRDALPPIVAKVTAAGAKVVWQCDPMHGNTHESSNGYKTRHFDRIVDEVLGYFEVHRGLETHPGGLHVELTGEDVTECLGGAQGIEDLDLPDRYETACDPRLNTQQSLELAFLVAEMLRG; encoded by the coding sequence ATGCGCCATGAGTGGCATCAGCTGAGTCACCCCGCGGTGGGCAGCCCGGGGCTCCAGACCAGTCGTCCGACCGCCGACTCCGCCGAGGACGCGGCCCTCGGCCTGGACCGTTGGCGGGAGCTGCCGCGTGCGCAGACCCCGCCCTGGCCGGACCAGGAGCAGGTCGCCGAGGTCTGCAAGGTGCTGGACACCGTGCCGTCCGTGGTCGCCCCCTACGAGGTCGACCAGCTCCGGCAGCGGCTGGCGCTGGTCTGCGAGGGCAAGGCGTTCCTGCTCCAGGGCGGCGACTGCGCGGAGACCTTCGCCGACAACACCGAGAGCCACCTGCTGGCCAACGCCCGCACCCTGCTCCAGATGGCGATCGTGCTGACCTACGGCGCGTCGCTGCCCGTGGTCAAGGTGGCCCGGGTCGCCGGCCAGTACACCAAGCCCCGCTCGCTGCCCACCGACGCGCGCGGCCTGCCCGCCTACCGCGGTGACATGATCAACTCGCTGGAGGCCACGCCGGAGGCGCGGGTCGCCGACCCGCAGCGCATGATCCGGGCGTACGCGAACTCCGCCGCCGCCATGAACATGCTCCGGGCGTACCTGGCCGGCGGGCTGGCCGACCTGCACGCGGTGCACGACTGGAACAAGGGCTTCGTGAAGCAGTCCCCGGCCGGCGAGCGCTACGAGGCCATCGCCCGGGAGATCGACCGTGCGCTGGCCTTCATCCGCGCCTGCGGGATGACCGACGACGAGGCGCTGCGCACGGTCACCCTCTACTGCTCCCACGAGGCGCTGGCGCTGGAGTACGACCGGGCGCTCACCCGGATCTCGGGCAACCGGGCGTACGGGCTGTCCGGCCACTTCCTCTGGGTCGGCGAGCGGACCCGGCAGCTGGACGGGGCGCACCTCGACTTCATCTCCCGGATCGCCAACCCGATCGGGGTCAAGCTCGGCCCGACCACCACGCCGGACGAGGCCATCGAGCTGTGCGAGAAGCTCAACCCGGACAACATCCCCGGCCGGCTCACCCTGATCAGCCGGATGGGCAACCACCGGGTCCGGGACGCGCTGCCCCCGATCGTCGCCAAGGTCACCGCCGCCGGCGCCAAGGTCGTCTGGCAGTGCGACCCGATGCACGGCAACACCCACGAGTCCTCGAACGGCTACAAGACCCGGCACTTCGACCGGATCGTCGACGAGGTGCTCGGCTACTTCGAGGTGCACCGCGGCCTGGAGACCCACCCGGGCGGCCTGCACGTCGAGCTGACCGGCGAGGACGTCACCGAGTGCCTGGGCGGCGCCCAGGGCATCGAGGACCTCGACCTGCCCGACCGGTACGAAACCGCCTGCGACCCGCGACTCAACACCCAGCAGTCGCTGGAGCTGGCCTTCCTCGTTGCGGAGATGCTGCGTGGCTGA
- a CDS encoding exo-beta-N-acetylmuramidase NamZ family protein encodes MERRRFLAGAGAVTAGAVVATGPGTPGQAVPGVRRVATGLDVLVDSGFAALAGQRVGVVSNPTGVDSAYRHLVDLMHASGRVQVVAAFGPEHGFRGSAQAGGSEGTGTDARTGITVYDAYGASQAKWESLFTTASVDTIVFDIQDVGARFYTYIWTMYTSMVAAARVGKRYVVLDRPNPVGGRARGPMMTPAFTSGVGLKEIVQQHGMTVGELARFFNAEFLPADAGRPVELEVVRCRNWKRDRLAADTDLPWVMPSPNMPTPDTALVYPGTCLFEGVASITEGRGTCRPFELIGGLAGDFDHHWGDRLNARNLPGVEFREAYFSPTAAGQKPALLNKLCAGVEVKVVDRSAYDPIRTAVAMLVEARKYPAFAWRFDSYDTVRPYWVDKLTGSPRLRTMIDAGADVDDVVGAWADELAAFERQRRPYLLY; translated from the coding sequence ATGGAGCGCAGAAGGTTCCTGGCCGGCGCGGGCGCGGTCACCGCGGGCGCGGTGGTCGCGACGGGCCCGGGCACGCCGGGGCAGGCAGTGCCCGGCGTCCGCCGGGTGGCGACCGGCCTGGACGTGCTGGTCGATTCCGGATTCGCCGCACTGGCCGGCCAGCGGGTGGGGGTGGTCTCCAACCCCACGGGCGTGGACTCGGCCTACCGACACCTGGTCGACCTCATGCACGCCTCGGGCCGCGTGCAGGTCGTCGCGGCGTTCGGCCCCGAACACGGTTTCCGGGGCTCCGCCCAGGCCGGCGGCAGCGAGGGCACCGGGACGGACGCCCGCACCGGCATCACGGTCTACGACGCGTACGGCGCCAGTCAGGCCAAGTGGGAGAGCCTGTTCACGACCGCCAGCGTGGACACGATCGTCTTCGACATCCAGGACGTGGGCGCCCGCTTCTACACGTACATCTGGACGATGTACACGTCGATGGTCGCCGCGGCCCGGGTCGGCAAGCGGTACGTCGTGCTCGACCGGCCCAACCCGGTGGGCGGGCGGGCGCGCGGGCCCATGATGACGCCCGCCTTCACCTCCGGCGTGGGGCTGAAGGAGATCGTCCAGCAGCACGGCATGACCGTCGGCGAGCTGGCCCGGTTCTTCAACGCGGAGTTCCTGCCCGCCGACGCCGGCCGCCCGGTCGAGCTGGAGGTGGTGCGGTGCCGGAACTGGAAGCGTGACCGGCTCGCCGCCGACACCGACCTGCCGTGGGTGATGCCCAGTCCGAACATGCCCACGCCGGACACCGCGCTGGTCTACCCCGGCACCTGCCTGTTCGAGGGCGTCGCCTCGATCACCGAGGGGCGGGGCACCTGCCGGCCGTTCGAGCTGATCGGCGGGCTCGCCGGCGACTTCGACCACCACTGGGGAGACCGGCTCAACGCCCGGAACCTGCCGGGCGTCGAGTTCCGCGAGGCCTACTTCTCCCCGACCGCCGCGGGGCAGAAGCCGGCCCTGCTCAACAAGCTCTGCGCCGGTGTCGAGGTCAAGGTCGTCGACCGGTCCGCGTACGACCCGATCCGCACCGCGGTGGCCATGCTGGTGGAGGCGCGGAAGTACCCGGCGTTCGCGTGGCGGTTCGACTCGTACGACACCGTCCGGCCGTACTGGGTGGACAAGCTGACCGGCTCGCCCCGGCTGCGCACGATGATCGACGCCGGAGCCGACGTGGACGACGTGGTCGGCGCCTGGGCCGACGAGCTGGCGGCCTTCGAGCGGCAGCGGCGTCCGTACCTGCTCTACTGA